The proteins below are encoded in one region of Lytechinus pictus isolate F3 Inbred chromosome 11, Lp3.0, whole genome shotgun sequence:
- the LOC129271630 gene encoding CUB and zona pellucida-like domain-containing protein 1 — protein sequence MIFILFLIGLFGGYVTCKQDGVHLTCNGDSMVVRLDASRLLEDTASPFSVHFIDLSCKEESHGANTVTIATPYNNCGTFKQVKDASIVYSNQIYFQSTNGENLDILVECEIVRRDFTVGVMSSSSINDLSTSNDNVNDTISEPQIGYGAFYITMERYTDANFKDKYSNSDSSLGMDQDLFFEVELRDVGDLRLNLESCWATVESASDSQPQYEFISNGCKVDETVVFYNDPTSPAIQRYSFRSFAFRGYNPEVYIHCKVFVCDVESSECIPSCNSSRRRRNANEKSITARDIRTYQHRSNRH from the exons atgattttcattttgttcctAATTGGCTTGTTTGGAGGCTATGTAACTTGTAAACAGGATG GTGTCCATCTGACTTGCAATGGCGACTCGATGGTAGTTAGACTCGACGCAAGCCGTCTACTCGAAGATACAGCATCACCATTCTCCGTTCACTTCATTGATCTTTCGTGCAAAGAAGAAAGTCATGGCGCCAACACCGTTACTATAGCAACACCTTACAACAATTGCGGAACATTTAAGCAG GTTAAAGATGCAAGTATTGTATActcaaatcaaatttacttcCAATCAACTAACGGAGAAAACCTGGATATTCTCGTAGAATGCGAGATTGTTCGACGAGATTTCACAGTCGGTGTCATGTCCTCGTCATCGATCAACGATCTATCGACATCAAACGACAACGTCAACGACACCATCAGTGAACCCCAAATTGGATATGGAGCGTTTTACATTACGATGGAACGATATACCGATGCGAATTTTAAAGACAAATATTCAAATTCAGACAGCAGTCTAGGCATGGACCAAGACCTATTCTTTGAAGTAGAACTAAGGGATGTCGGAGATTTGAGGCTTAATTTAGAATCCTGCTGGGCCACTGTCGAATCAGCGTCGGATTCTCAACCTCAGTATGAATTTATTTCCAATGG CTGTAAAGTGGATGAGACTGTGGTGTTTTATAACGATCCTACCTCCCCTGCCATTCAACGATACTCATTCCGTTCTTTTGCTTTCAGAGGCTACAACCCAGAG GTGTACATACATTGCAAAGTTTTCGTTTGTGACGTAGAGAGCTCAGAGTGTATCCCATCATGCAACAGTTCGAGACGGAGAAGAAATGCGAATGAGAAGAGCATCACTGCAAGAGATATCAGAACTTATCAACATCGGTCAAATCGTCATTAA